The Rhodothermus profundi genome includes a window with the following:
- a CDS encoding MBL fold metallo-hydrolase, with product MIFVALGATEAIGANCHFVKLDGTGLVLDVGVDPNEEGPASLPRFELIHRNPDWYIDHAIVTHAHHDHIGALPVLLREFPHVLVHMTRVTRQLADLLLPASARLQRRRLQEGRSNYGPLFDEKQLEGYSYLYLTHEPGQDFSVTGLRGRSPVRARFYHAGHVLGAAGVLLTHEENGRCQRVFYTSDTNMRAQAIIPGGDYPEEPVDVLILESTAGADPEAERTTRRLEEERFGEAVRRVLDRGGSVLVPAFALGRAQEVLAVIDRLKREKALPADVPVYTAGTMRAIADLYDRTRFVTPRLDPSFEVFRVEQRRLPRRLEAVRAALTEPAIYVLSSGMMFERSLSNRMAQLLVEDERHGIFLVGFAKEDSPAGRLLEAAESGAEEIVLDEQRGPQPLRCEVARFRFSGHSHRRDLLRLVERLKPVHVILVHGDEEAREWMADNIQFFYPEVNVWLPRSGQPLEL from the coding sequence ATGATTTTTGTAGCGTTGGGTGCTACCGAAGCTATTGGGGCCAACTGTCATTTTGTGAAGCTGGATGGAACAGGACTCGTACTGGACGTCGGGGTAGATCCGAACGAAGAAGGGCCAGCGAGCCTACCGCGTTTTGAGCTTATCCATCGCAATCCGGACTGGTACATTGATCACGCCATTGTGACCCATGCCCATCACGATCACATCGGCGCGTTGCCGGTCCTGTTGCGTGAGTTCCCCCACGTGCTGGTGCACATGACGCGCGTAACGCGCCAGTTGGCTGATTTACTGTTACCGGCGTCGGCGCGGCTGCAGCGGCGTCGTTTGCAGGAAGGTCGCTCAAACTACGGGCCGCTTTTCGACGAAAAGCAACTGGAAGGCTATAGCTATCTGTATCTAACGCATGAGCCGGGGCAGGATTTCAGCGTGACCGGGCTGCGGGGACGTTCACCGGTGCGGGCTCGCTTTTACCATGCGGGCCATGTGCTGGGAGCAGCCGGGGTGCTGCTGACGCATGAGGAAAACGGCCGCTGCCAGCGTGTTTTCTACACGAGTGATACGAACATGCGGGCGCAGGCGATCATTCCGGGCGGTGACTACCCAGAAGAGCCGGTAGATGTGCTCATACTGGAGTCAACGGCCGGAGCAGATCCAGAGGCGGAGCGCACCACGCGGCGGCTGGAAGAAGAACGCTTTGGGGAGGCAGTGCGGCGCGTGCTGGATCGGGGGGGAAGCGTGCTGGTGCCGGCCTTTGCGTTAGGAAGGGCGCAGGAAGTGCTGGCCGTGATCGACCGGCTCAAGCGAGAAAAGGCATTGCCGGCCGATGTGCCAGTCTATACAGCCGGTACGATGCGGGCTATTGCAGATCTGTATGACCGGACGCGTTTCGTGACGCCTCGTCTGGATCCGTCGTTCGAGGTGTTTCGGGTTGAGCAGCGGCGGCTGCCCCGACGGCTGGAAGCTGTGCGGGCTGCGTTGACGGAGCCGGCCATTTACGTACTGAGCAGCGGGATGATGTTTGAGCGGTCGCTCTCTAATCGAATGGCGCAGCTCCTGGTGGAAGATGAGCGTCATGGGATCTTTCTGGTAGGTTTTGCAAAGGAAGATTCACCGGCCGGGCGATTGCTCGAAGCCGCCGAGTCGGGTGCTGAAGAAATTGTGCTGGACGAACAACGAGGTCCGCAGCCGTTGCGATGCGAAGTGGCACGCTTTCGCTTCAGTGGGCACAGTCATCGCCGCGACCTGTTGCGCCTGGTCGAACGGCTGAAGCCGGTCCATGTGATCTTAGTGCATGGGGACGAAGAAGCACGCGAATGGATGGCCGACAATATTCAGTTTTTCTATCCAGAGGTGAACGTATGGCTGCCCCGCTCTGGTCAGCCGTTAGAATTATGA